A genomic window from Gossypium hirsutum isolate 1008001.06 chromosome D10, Gossypium_hirsutum_v2.1, whole genome shotgun sequence includes:
- the LOC121222019 gene encoding putative nuclease HARBI1, giving the protein MRPIAFFNLCDILSMNNLLQSSKSVDIREQVVIFLHIIGHNVRFRVIGSRYYRSIQTVHHYFRVVLRAILKLYRLVIRLPDESTPSEIRNNPRFYPYFKDCIGALDGTHIRASVPLSMQGRFRSRKGGTTQNVLAAITFDLKFAYVLAGWEGSAHDSRILSDALSRPRGLRIPEGKYYLADAGYGIRIGCITPYRGVRYHLKEFGAEEPENAKELFNLRHSSLRITVERVFGILKKRFRVLDTATMKRLKR; this is encoded by the exons ATGAGACCGATCgccttttttaatttatgtgataTTCTTAGTATGAATAATTTGTTACAATCGTCTAAATCTGTCGatattagggagcaagtagttatatttttacatataattggtcataatgtaaggtttcgagtgattggatctagatattatagatcaattcAGACAGTTCACCattactttagggttgtattgagagctattttgaaattgtatagactagttattagattacctgatgagtcaactcctagtgaaattagaaacaatccaaggttttatccttattttaaagattgtattggagcattagatggaactcataTTCGTGCATCGGTTCCACTTAGCATGCAAGGAAGATTTCGTAGCCGTAAaggggggacgacacaaaatgtattggctgccattacatttgatttgaaatttgcctatgttctagctggttgggaaggtagtgcacatgattctcgtattttaagtgatgcactttcacgcccaagaggattaagaattccAGAAG gtaaatattatcttgctgatgctggatatggcaTCCGAATTGGATGTATTACCCCATATCGTGGTgtccgatatcatttaaaagagtttggTGCTGAAGAGCctgaaaatgcaaaggaactctttaatcttcgaCATTCATCATTACGGATCACTGTTGaacgtgtttttgggattttgaagaaacggtttcgtgtattagat ACTGCGACAATGAAGAGGctgaagaggtaa